The Streptomyces sp. CC0208 genome window below encodes:
- a CDS encoding cellulose-binding protein: protein MSSAPVSPPGFVAVRGRGYRPEQVDAYAAALSRDRDAAWERAARLTVLAREMEAEAVELREVVSTLVPQAYETLGEGARRLFELGQEEAEAVRERARQEAQRLADEARAHADGVRDAAQAYADSVRAASDEHARQRLLVARAAADEIRVTARREVKAGRGEALVALRDVRQRTIAMLAEQAREHAERWAEVEQADEKRAAEADARVGERVARAQAALSEAKRGFAEAEASVEQCEEDARVRAAEILAKARAEEERIAEETERVLRKHAEHRDEVQAQMDHVRSSLTALTGTAATE, encoded by the coding sequence ATGAGCAGCGCACCGGTGTCGCCCCCGGGGTTCGTGGCCGTACGGGGGCGCGGCTACCGCCCCGAACAGGTCGACGCGTACGCCGCCGCCCTGTCCCGGGACCGTGACGCCGCCTGGGAACGGGCCGCCCGGCTCACCGTGCTCGCCAGGGAGATGGAGGCCGAGGCGGTAGAGCTGAGGGAGGTCGTGTCCACGCTGGTCCCGCAGGCGTACGAGACCCTCGGCGAGGGCGCGCGACGGCTCTTCGAGCTGGGTCAGGAGGAGGCCGAGGCCGTCCGGGAGAGGGCGCGGCAGGAGGCGCAGCGCCTAGCGGACGAGGCGCGGGCGCACGCCGACGGCGTACGGGATGCCGCACAGGCGTACGCCGACTCTGTGCGCGCCGCGTCCGACGAGCACGCCCGTCAGCGGCTGCTCGTCGCGCGCGCCGCGGCCGACGAGATCCGTGTCACCGCCCGGCGTGAGGTGAAGGCGGGGCGCGGGGAGGCTCTTGTCGCGCTGCGTGACGTACGCCAGCGCACCATCGCGATGCTCGCCGAGCAGGCCAGGGAGCATGCGGAGCGGTGGGCCGAGGTGGAGCAGGCCGACGAGAAGCGGGCGGCCGAGGCGGACGCGCGGGTCGGCGAGCGGGTGGCGCGGGCGCAGGCGGCACTGTCGGAGGCGAAGCGGGGGTTCGCCGAGGCGGAGGCGTCGGTGGAGCAGTGCGAGGAGGACGCACGCGTGCGTGCGGCGGAGATCCTCGCAAAGGCGCGGGCCGAGGAGGAGCGGATCGCCGAGGAGACGGAGCGGGTGCTGCGCAAGCACGCGGAGCACCGGGACGAGGTGCAGGCCCAGATGGACCACGTACGCAGCAGCCTGACGGCACTCACGGGGACAGCGGCGACGGAGTGA